The proteins below come from a single Strix uralensis isolate ZFMK-TIS-50842 chromosome 8, bStrUra1, whole genome shotgun sequence genomic window:
- the PLPPR5 gene encoding phospholipid phosphatase-related protein type 5 isoform X3: MRVPSPLTSMLYFQMVIMAGTVMLAYYFEYTDTFTVNVQGFFCYEGAYRKPYPGPEDRSAVPPVLLYSLTAGVPVLVIIVGETAVFCLQLATKDFENQEKTILTGDCCYINPLVRRTIRFLGIYAFGLFATDIFVNAGQVVTGNLAPHFLALCKPNYTALGCKQYTQFISSVHACTGNPDLIMKARKTFPSKEAALSIYAAMYLAMYITNTVKARGTRLAKPVLCLGLMCLAFLTGINRVAEYRNHWSDVIAGFIIGISIAVFLVVCVVNNFRGRQPEHEHSHMGNLAQMPMISIPRVESPLEKNHITAFAEVT, encoded by the exons ATGCGAGTGCCCTCTCCGCTCACCAGCATGCTGTACTTCCAGATGGTGATCATGGCAGGGACCGTGATGCTGGCTTACTATTTCGAGTACACGGACACCTTCACGGTCAACGTGCAGGGCTTCTTCTGCTACGAGGGCGCGTACCGAAAGCCCTACCCGGGCCCCGAGGACCGCAGCGCCGTGCCCCCGGTGCTCCTCTACTCGCTGACCGCAGGCGTGCCCGTGCTGGTG ATTATCGTTGGAGAAACTGCAGTGTTTTGTCTACAGTTAGCTACAAAGGAttttgaaaaccaagaaaaaacaatattaaCTGGAGACTGTTGTTATATAAATCCACTGGTGCGCAGGACCATCAGATTCCTTG GAATTTACGCATTTGGACTGTTTGCTACGGACATCTTTGTAAATGCTGGACAAGTAGTAACAGGGAATCTTGCACCACATTTTCTTGCACTTTGTAAACCCAACTATACAGCACTTGGATGTAAACAGTATACACAATTCATCAGTAGCGTACATGCCTGTACTGGAAATCCAGACCTTATCATGAAAGCCAGAAAGACATTCCCATCCAAAGAAGCAGCCCTAAGCATATATGCAGCTATGTATCTGGCT ATGTATATCACCAACACAGTAAAAGCCAGAGGAACAAGGCTTGCAAAACCTGTTCTGTGTTTGGGCTTAATGTGCTTGGCTTTTCTTACTGGAATCAACAGAGTAGCAGAGTATCGAAATCACTGGTCAGATGTAATAGCAGGATTTATAATCGGAATATCTATAGCAGTATTTTTG GTGGTTTGTGTGGTAAATAACTTCAGAGGACGTCAGCCAGAACATGAACATTCTCATATGGGTAATCTGGCCCAGATGCCCATGATCAGCATACCCCGAGTAGAAAGCCCTTTAGAAAAG
- the PLPPR5 gene encoding phospholipid phosphatase-related protein type 5 isoform X1 produces the protein MRVPSPLTSMLYFQMVIMAGTVMLAYYFEYTDTFTVNVQGFFCYEGAYRKPYPGPEDRSAVPPVLLYSLTAGVPVLVIIVGETAVFCLQLATKDFENQEKTILTGDCCYINPLVRRTIRFLGIYAFGLFATDIFVNAGQVVTGNLAPHFLALCKPNYTALGCKQYTQFISSVHACTGNPDLIMKARKTFPSKEAALSIYAAMYLAMYITNTVKARGTRLAKPVLCLGLMCLAFLTGINRVAEYRNHWSDVIAGFIIGISIAVFLVVCVVNNFRGRQPEHEHSHMGNLAQMPMISIPRVESPLEKVLQNQGISNNQEDPLQRNSLKARIIRFFSWISGTDRFEHLHIRQ, from the exons ATGCGAGTGCCCTCTCCGCTCACCAGCATGCTGTACTTCCAGATGGTGATCATGGCAGGGACCGTGATGCTGGCTTACTATTTCGAGTACACGGACACCTTCACGGTCAACGTGCAGGGCTTCTTCTGCTACGAGGGCGCGTACCGAAAGCCCTACCCGGGCCCCGAGGACCGCAGCGCCGTGCCCCCGGTGCTCCTCTACTCGCTGACCGCAGGCGTGCCCGTGCTGGTG ATTATCGTTGGAGAAACTGCAGTGTTTTGTCTACAGTTAGCTACAAAGGAttttgaaaaccaagaaaaaacaatattaaCTGGAGACTGTTGTTATATAAATCCACTGGTGCGCAGGACCATCAGATTCCTTG GAATTTACGCATTTGGACTGTTTGCTACGGACATCTTTGTAAATGCTGGACAAGTAGTAACAGGGAATCTTGCACCACATTTTCTTGCACTTTGTAAACCCAACTATACAGCACTTGGATGTAAACAGTATACACAATTCATCAGTAGCGTACATGCCTGTACTGGAAATCCAGACCTTATCATGAAAGCCAGAAAGACATTCCCATCCAAAGAAGCAGCCCTAAGCATATATGCAGCTATGTATCTGGCT ATGTATATCACCAACACAGTAAAAGCCAGAGGAACAAGGCTTGCAAAACCTGTTCTGTGTTTGGGCTTAATGTGCTTGGCTTTTCTTACTGGAATCAACAGAGTAGCAGAGTATCGAAATCACTGGTCAGATGTAATAGCAGGATTTATAATCGGAATATCTATAGCAGTATTTTTG GTGGTTTGTGTGGTAAATAACTTCAGAGGACGTCAGCCAGAACATGAACATTCTCATATGGGTAATCTGGCCCAGATGCCCATGATCAGCATACCCCGAGTAGAAAGCCCTTTAGAAAAG GTGTTACAGAATCAAGGTATCAGTAACAATCAAGAAGATCCTTTGCAACGAAACTCCCTCAAAGCACGCATCATTAGGTTCTTCTCCTGGATATCAGGAACGGACCGTTTTGAGCATCTTCATATAAGGCAATAA
- the PLPPR5 gene encoding phospholipid phosphatase-related protein type 5 isoform X2, whose amino-acid sequence MRVPSPLTSMLYFQMVIMAGTVMLAYYFEYTDTFTVNVQGFFCYEGAYRKPYPGPEDRSAVPPVLLYSLTAGVPVLVIIVGETAVFCLQLATKDFENQEKTILTGDCCYINPLVRRTIRFLGIYAFGLFATDIFVNAGQVVTGNLAPHFLALCKPNYTALGCKQYTQFISSVHACTGNPDLIMKARKTFPSKEAALSIYAAMYLAMYITNTVKARGTRLAKPVLCLGLMCLAFLTGINRVAEYRNHWSDVIAGFIIGISIAVFLVVCVVNNFRGRQPEHEHSHMGNLAQMPMISIPRVESPLEKICYFLFQWVFFSCWRTKAFGMLSVLPLS is encoded by the exons ATGCGAGTGCCCTCTCCGCTCACCAGCATGCTGTACTTCCAGATGGTGATCATGGCAGGGACCGTGATGCTGGCTTACTATTTCGAGTACACGGACACCTTCACGGTCAACGTGCAGGGCTTCTTCTGCTACGAGGGCGCGTACCGAAAGCCCTACCCGGGCCCCGAGGACCGCAGCGCCGTGCCCCCGGTGCTCCTCTACTCGCTGACCGCAGGCGTGCCCGTGCTGGTG ATTATCGTTGGAGAAACTGCAGTGTTTTGTCTACAGTTAGCTACAAAGGAttttgaaaaccaagaaaaaacaatattaaCTGGAGACTGTTGTTATATAAATCCACTGGTGCGCAGGACCATCAGATTCCTTG GAATTTACGCATTTGGACTGTTTGCTACGGACATCTTTGTAAATGCTGGACAAGTAGTAACAGGGAATCTTGCACCACATTTTCTTGCACTTTGTAAACCCAACTATACAGCACTTGGATGTAAACAGTATACACAATTCATCAGTAGCGTACATGCCTGTACTGGAAATCCAGACCTTATCATGAAAGCCAGAAAGACATTCCCATCCAAAGAAGCAGCCCTAAGCATATATGCAGCTATGTATCTGGCT ATGTATATCACCAACACAGTAAAAGCCAGAGGAACAAGGCTTGCAAAACCTGTTCTGTGTTTGGGCTTAATGTGCTTGGCTTTTCTTACTGGAATCAACAGAGTAGCAGAGTATCGAAATCACTGGTCAGATGTAATAGCAGGATTTATAATCGGAATATCTATAGCAGTATTTTTG GTGGTTTGTGTGGTAAATAACTTCAGAGGACGTCAGCCAGAACATGAACATTCTCATATGGGTAATCTGGCCCAGATGCCCATGATCAGCATACCCCGAGTAGAAAGCCCTTTAGAAAAG ATCTGCTACTTCCTAttccagtgggtttttttttcctgctggagaaCGAAAGCTTTTGGCATGCTCTCCGTGCTGCCGCTGTCATGA